The Thalassospira sp. TSL5-1 genome contains the following window.
GCCGATGTGACCGAACTGGCCGGGAAGCGCAAACGGGGACACAAACCGGTTGATATTGCCAAATCCACCCTGGATTGGGGGATGCCGGTTCTCGAATCGGGAATCACGCTGATCCGTGACGGGCAGCTTTATTATCGTGGCCAAAGGGCTGTTGAGCTTGCGGACCGGGCCAGTCTGGAGGAGGTGGCAAGCCTGCTTTGGGATTTGCCGGATTTGGGCCGTCTGGATGTTCCAGCGCCGGTGTTGCCCGACGGCTGGTCGCACTTAAAAAACCATTATGCAAAGGTCCCGGTGATCGAGGCATTGTTGCCACTGTTTGCCATTGCCTCCGAAGATGGTGAAACCGGCATTTGGCAGCAGGATGAAACCCGCCTTGCCGCCGGAGCGTCCCGGTTGCTCGCGGCGCTTTTTGCCTGTGTGACCGGGCGGGATAGAGACCATCATCCCTTGCATATGCAATTGGCGCGGGCGTGGGGGCTGGATGCGGTCGGGGCCGATCTGGTACGCCGCGCACTTGTGCTGTGTGCGGATCATGAATTGAATGCGTCCAGCTTTACCGCCCGCTGTGTTGCCTCGACCGAGGCCAGCCTGCGAATGGCGATTATTGGCGGTTTGGCGGCCCTGAGTGGCGGACTGCATGGTGGCATGACCGAACGGATTGAAACCGCCTGGCAGGCCCTTGATATGCGGAACATGGCGCAGCAGTTGCGTCGCCAATTGGCGGCCGGGGTGGAATTTCCCGGTTTTGGGCATCCGCTTTATCCGGCGGGGGATGTACGGGCAAAGGCCCTGCTGGATTTGATTGAGCCTGAATTTCTGATGGCAGCAGACATTTCCGAAACCATGACGTCGCTGACAGGGAAGGCACCGGGCATTGATTTTGCCCTGGTAGCGATGCGGCGGTATTTGACCCTGCCAGAAGGGGCTGCATTTTGTGTGTTTGCGTTGGGCCGGGCTGTTGGCTGGATTGCCCATGCCCTGGAGCAACGACGCCAGAGCCAGTTGATCCGTCCGCGTGCTGTGTATGTCGGTCCCGAACCGGTAACGGCGTGACAGGTTGCAAATACCCAGCAAAAAAGCCCGGCATCATATCTTGTGCCGGGCTTTGGTCGCTTGGAATTTGGCAGGCAATTCGGACCGGTTTATTCAGCCGCAACAGCGGCCTTTTGGCCGGTGACAAGCGCCATATAGTCTTCCATTAGGGTTTTGCAGATCTGGCCCGGGGTAAATTTGTACTGGCCGATTTCTGAAACCGGGGTGACTTCAGCAGCCGTGCCGGTCAGGAAGCATTCTTCAAAACCGGCCATTTCTTCGGGCAGGATCGTCCGTTCAATGACTTCGATGCCGCGTGCCTTGGCAAGGTCGATCACGGTGCGCCGCGTAATGCCGTTCAGGAAGCAATCCGGGGTCGGGGTGTGCAATTTGCCGTCTTTGGCAAAGAAGACGTTGGCACCGGTGGCCTCGGCAACATGACCGCGATAATCAAGCAGCATGGCATCGGCGTAACCTTTGCGTTCCGCATCGTGTTTGGACATGGTGCAGATCATGTAAAGGCCGGCAGCCTTGGCATCGGTCGGTGCGG
Protein-coding sequences here:
- a CDS encoding citrate synthase family protein → MTNQHFDTSRFISAEQAAGQLGVSRATLYAYVSRGLLRAHPVKGDSRRHCYARADVTELAGKRKRGHKPVDIAKSTLDWGMPVLESGITLIRDGQLYYRGQRAVELADRASLEEVASLLWDLPDLGRLDVPAPVLPDGWSHLKNHYAKVPVIEALLPLFAIASEDGETGIWQQDETRLAAGASRLLAALFACVTGRDRDHHPLHMQLARAWGLDAVGADLVRRALVLCADHELNASSFTARCVASTEASLRMAIIGGLAALSGGLHGGMTERIETAWQALDMRNMAQQLRRQLAAGVEFPGFGHPLYPAGDVRAKALLDLIEPEFLMAADISETMTSLTGKAPGIDFALVAMRRYLTLPEGAAFCVFALGRAVGWIAHALEQRRQSQLIRPRAVYVGPEPVTA